One Drosophila teissieri strain GT53w unplaced genomic scaffold, Prin_Dtei_1.1 Segkk62_quiver_pilon_scaf, whole genome shotgun sequence DNA window includes the following coding sequences:
- the LOC122625746 gene encoding uncharacterized protein LOC122625746: MREVLGQSSPPCDLPGRAVYAHLRQMFARNADERVRPFDWPAWCVPGEEARVDTLVSPLTQEEVLARLRRTHSSAPGPDGVTYGNLKKTDPKASMLTAVFNACLRTVLEESRRQGKDLIMDWMDLSNAFGSIPHATIMDAVAGMGIPSRIRTIIHQLATGAATTAKTIDGMSEEIPIEAGVRQGCPASPILFNIAIERVLRKVKTVNAGYLLYGSRISTLAYADDLVLIASSPEEMRSLLRAADDAAIEAGLHFNPGKCATLHLTGKKSSRRPVQTGFLVRGTPIPAMTEGDAYEYLGIPVGLNVDQTPRAAMEAIVGDIAKIDDSLLAPWQKIDAARTFVAPKLDFVLRSGATLRAPLRHLDTAIKEHIKKWLYLPQRASAEVVYTPLKKGGAGILPSSILATITQAHRMVSCPGEVVSRIAREGLREAVKRKINREPSGDEMAHFLSGSTLSGETASFGDAGFWSRVRMTTKRQAVHLGVRWAWRGGELLVECRGQRNRPVATDSNSRSQLIQRLRCAAQDEFLTILLNKPDQGKVAKLSTLTPSPTGSPPSQRSDPMGQRRQALRVCGYQLESVPHVLCHCMHHSNAIQQRHNAVMDRLAKAGSRLGTPRVNCRVEGVAEDMAALRPDLVWRDERSRKIVIVDVTVPFENGTEAFDNARGEKEEKYRPLAEALRAMGYQVKLEAFIVGALGSWDPKNERVLKTLGVSRFYAGLMRRLMVADTIRWSRDIYVEHVSGIRQFTLPSEAPSN, translated from the exons ATGCGAGAAGTCCTGGGGCAGTCCTCTCCCCCCTGCGATCTGCCAGGCAGAGCTGTGTACGCCCATCTCAGGCAGATGTTCGCCAGAAATGCCGACGAGCGTGTGCGGCCCTTTGATTGGCCCGCTTGGTGCGTGCCAGGAGAAGAGGCCCGCGTGGACACGCTCGTGAGTCCCCTCACACAGGAGGAGGTGCTCGCACGCCTGAGAAGGACACACAGCTCTGCGCCGGGTCCCGATGGTGTCACCTATGGAAATTTGAAGAAAACAGACCCGAAGGCCTCCATGCTCACGGCAGTATTCAACGCCTGCCTGAGGACAG TGCTGGAGGAGAGCAGACGCCAAGGCAAGGACCTCATCATGGACTGGATGGACCTGTCCAACGCGTTCGGGTCGATTCCGCATGCCACCATCATGGACGCGGTCGCCGGTATGGGGATCCCCTCGAGGATCCGGACCATAATCCACCAGTTGGCCACCGGCGCCGCGACCACCGCCAAAACCATTGATGGCATGTCGGAAGAGATCCCGATCGAAGCGGGGGTCAGACAGGGCTGCCCAGCCAGCCCAATCCTCTTCAACATCGCAATAGAGCGGGTACTTCGCAAAGTCAAAACCGTCAACGCGGGGTACCTGCTCTATGGGAGCCGCATTAGCACGCTGGCGTACGCCGATGACCTGGTGCTAATTGCGAGCTCCCCAGAGGAGATGAGGTCCTTGTTGCGTGCTGCGGACGACGCCGCAATAGAAGCCGGTCTGCACTTCAACCCCGGGAAGTGCGCGACCCTACACCTCACGGGGAAGAAATCCTCGCGGAGGCCAGTGCAGACCGGCTTCCTCGTCCGTGGCACGCCAATACCGGCAATGACAGAGGGGGATGCCTACGAATATCTCGGCATCCCCGTGGGTCTAAACGTGGACCAAACACCCAGGGCAGCGATGGAAGCGATAGTTGGGGACATCGCCAAGATAGATGACTCGCTGCTCGCCCCGTGGCAAAAGATCGACGCGGCCCGCACCTTCGTGGCACCGAAGCTTGACTTCGTGCTACGAAGTGGCGCCACCTTGCGGGCCCCGCTGCGTCATCTGGATACAGCCATAAAAGAACACATCAAAAAATGGCTGTATCTGCCGCAGAGGGCGAGCGCGGAGGTAGTGTACACCCCGCTGAAGAAAGGTGGAGCGGGCATACTACCTTCATCTATATTGGCAACTATCACCCAGGCTCACCGCATGGTGTCCTGCCCTGGGGAGGTCGTCTCCCGGATTGCAAGAGAAGGCCTGAGAGAAGCGgtaaaacgaaaaataaaccgGGAGCCATCCGGCGACGAGATGGCCCACTTTCTCTCAGGCTCCACTCTATCCGGGGAGACAGCCAGCTTTGGCGACGCCGGATTCTGGTCGAGGGTGCGGATGACCACCAAAAGGCAAGCTGTGCATCTGGGGGTGCGTTGGGCCTGGAGAGGAGGTGAGCTACTGGTCGAGTGTAGAGGACAAAGAAACCGACCAGTGGCCACCGACTCGAACTCCAGGTCCCAACTCATCCAACGTCTCAGGTGCGCAGCTCAGGATGAGTTCCTGACCATCCTCCTAAATAAACCCGACCAGGGGAAGGTGGCGAAGCTCTCCACGCTAACCCCA AGCCCGACTGGGAGTCCTCCCAGTCAACGGAGCGATCCGATGGGGCAGCGGCGACAAGCGCTGCGGGTCTGTGGATATCAGCTGGAGAGCGTTCCACACGTGTTGTGCCACTGCATGCACCACTCAAACGCAATACAGCAGAGGCACAACGCGGTGATGGATCGCCTCGCCAAGGCTGGCTCACGGCTGGGGACCCCCAGGGTGAACTGCCGCGTGGAAGGGGTCGCCGAGGACATGGCGGCCCTCAGGCCGGACCTGGTATGGCGCGACGAACGGAGCAGAAAAATCGTCATAGTTGACGTGACTGTTCCGTTCGAGAACGGGACTGAAGCGTTTGATAACGCGAGGGGcgagaaagaagaaaaataccGCCCCCTAGCTGAAGCCCTGCGCGCCATGGGATACCAGGTAAAACTGGAGGCATTCATTGTCGGAGCCTTGGGCTCGTGGGACCCTAAGAACGAAAGGGTCCTCAAGACTTTGGGTGTCTCCAGGTTTTATGCTGGCCTGATGCGCAGACTGATGGTGGCCGACACCATCAGGTGGTCCCGGGACATCTATGTGGAGCATGTATCCGGGATCAGGCAGTTCACCCTGCCAAGTGAAGCTCCCTCCAATtaa
- the LOC122625745 gene encoding uncharacterized protein LOC122625745: MREVLGQSSPPCDLPGRAVYAHLRQMFARNADERVRPFDWPAWCVPGEEARVDTLVSPLTQEEVLARLRRTHSSAPGPDGVTYGNLKKTDPKASMLTAVFNACLRTGHVPDLWKKSRTVLIHKKGDRTDLSNWRPLSMGDTIPKLFAAVMADRLTAFLTNGGRLSEEQKGFLQHEGCHEHNFVLGQVLEESRRQGKDLIMDWMDLSNAFGSIPHATIMDAVAGMGIPSRIRTIIHQLATGAATTLHLTGKKSSRRPVQTGFLVRGTPIPAMTEGDAYEYLGIPVGLNVDQTPRAAMEAIVGDIAKIDDSLLAPWQKIDAARTFVAPKLDFVLRSGATLRAPLRHLDTAIKEHIKKWLYLPQRASAEVVYTPLKKGGAGILPSSILATIAQAHRMVSCPGEVVSRIAREGLREAVKRKINREPSGDEMAHFLSGSTLSGETASFGDAGFWSRVRMTTKRQAVHLGVRWAWRGGELLVECRGQRNRPVATDSNSRSQLIQRLRCAAQDEFLTILLNKPDQGKVAKLSTLTPVSNAFIRDGSFTRFADWRFIHRARLGVLPVNGAIRWGSGDKRCRVCGYQLESVPHVLCHCMHHSNAIQQRHNAVMDRLAKAGSRLGTPRVNCRVEGVAEDMAALRPDLVWRDERSRKIVIVDVTVPFENGTEAFDNARGEKEEKYRPLAEALRAMGYQVKLEAFIVGALGSWDPKNERVLKTLGVSRFYAGLMRRLMVADTIRWSRDIYVEHVSGIRQFTLPSEAPSN; the protein is encoded by the coding sequence ATGCGAGAAGTCCTGGGGCAGTCCTCTCCCCCCTGCGATCTGCCAGGCAGAGCTGTGTACGCCCATCTCAGGCAGATGTTCGCCAGAAATGCCGACGAGCGTGTGCGGCCCTTTGATTGGCCCGCTTGGTGCGTGCCAGGAGAAGAGGCCCGCGTGGACACGCTCGTGAGTCCCCTCACACAGGAGGAGGTGCTCGCACGCCTGAGAAGGACACACAGCTCTGCGCCGGGTCCCGATGGTGTCACCTATGGAAATTTGAAGAAAACAGACCCGAAGGCCTCCATGCTCACGGCAGTATTCAACGCCTGCCTGAGGACAGGTCATGTCCCCGATCTGTGGAAAAAGTCCAGAACGGTCTTAATCCACAAGAAAGGGGACAGAACTGACCTGTCAAATTGGAGGCCTCTTTCCATGGGTGACACCATCCCCAAATTGTTCGCGGCCGTCATGGCAGACAGGCTGACGGCGTTCCTCACTAACGGAGGAAGGCTCAGCGAGGAGCAGAAGGGCTTCCTCCAGCACGAAGGCTGCCATGAACACAATTTTGTTCTTGGCCAAGTGCTGGAGGAGAGCAGACGCCAAGGCAAGGACCTCATCATGGACTGGATGGACCTGTCCAACGCGTTCGGGTCGATTCCGCATGCCACCATCATGGACGCGGTCGCCGGTATGGGGATCCCCTCGAGGATCCGGACCATAATCCACCAGTTGGCCACCGGCGCCGCGACCACCCTACACCTCACGGGGAAGAAATCCTCGCGGAGGCCAGTGCAGACCGGCTTCCTCGTCCGTGGCACGCCAATACCGGCAATGACAGAGGGGGATGCCTACGAATATCTCGGCATCCCCGTGGGTCTAAACGTGGACCAAACACCCAGGGCAGCGATGGAAGCGATAGTTGGGGACATCGCCAAGATAGATGACTCGCTGCTCGCCCCGTGGCAAAAGATCGACGCGGCCCGCACCTTCGTGGCACCGAAGCTTGACTTCGTGCTACGAAGTGGCGCCACCTTGCGGGCCCCGCTGCGTCATCTGGATACAGCCATAAAAGAACACATCAAAAAATGGCTGTATCTGCCGCAGAGGGCGAGCGCGGAGGTAGTGTACACCCCGCTGAAGAAAGGTGGAGCGGGCATACTACCTTCATCTATATTGGCAACTATCGCCCAGGCTCACCGCATGGTGTCCTGCCCTGGGGAGGTCGTCTCCCGGATTGCAAGAGAAGGCCTGAGAGAAGCGgtaaaacgaaaaataaaccgGGAGCCATCCGGCGACGAGATGGCCCACTTTCTCTCAGGCTCCACTCTATCCGGGGAGACAGCCAGCTTTGGCGACGCCGGATTCTGGTCGAGGGTGCGGATGACCACCAAAAGGCAAGCTGTGCATCTGGGGGTGCGTTGGGCCTGGAGAGGAGGTGAGCTACTGGTCGAGTGTAGAGGACAAAGAAACCGACCAGTGGCCACCGACTCGAACTCCAGGTCCCAACTCATCCAACGTCTCAGGTGCGCAGCTCAGGATGAGTTCCTGACCATCCTCCTAAATAAACCCGACCAGGGGAAGGTGGCGAAGCTCTCCACGCTAACCCCAGTCAGCAACGCGTTCATACGCGACGGTAGCTTTACCAGGTTTGCTGACTGGCGGTTTATCCACAGAGCCCGACTGGGAGTCCTCCCAGTCAACGGAGCGATCCGATGGGGCAGCGGCGACAAGCGCTGCCGGGTCTGTGGATATCAGCTGGAGAGCGTTCCACACGTGTTGTGCCACTGCATGCACCACTCAAACGCAATACAGCAGAGGCACAACGCGGTGATGGATCGCCTCGCCAAGGCTGGCTCACGGCTGGGGACCCCCAGGGTGAACTGCCGCGTGGAAGGGGTCGCCGAGGACATGGCGGCCCTCAGGCCGGACCTGGTATGGCGCGACGAACGGAGCAGAAAAATCGTCATAGTTGACGTGACTGTTCCGTTCGAGAACGGGACTGAAGCGTTTGATAACGCGAGGGGcgagaaagaagaaaaataccGCCCCCTAGCTGAAGCCCTGCGCGCCATGGGATACCAGGTAAAACTGGAGGCATTCATTGTCGGAGCCTTGGGCTCGTGGGACCCTAAGAACGAAAGGGTCCTCAAGACTTTGGGTGTCTCCAGGTTTTATGCTGGCCTGATGCGCAGACTGATGGTGGCCGACACCATCAGGTGGTCCCGGGACATCTATGTGGAGCATGTATCCGGGATCAGGCAGTTCACCCTGCCAAGTGAAGCTCCCTCCAATtaa